A region of bacterium DNA encodes the following proteins:
- a CDS encoding DUF362 domain-containing protein, translated as MVRTKDVFFEPSGKSVEENLKALKRILGKFDGFFKKGDVVGIKLHWGERGNESYLPPDYAALVASWLKEQGAKPFVVDTTVLYSGGRRNGVDSLQTAYEHGYTPDRLGCPVVIGDGLGGRDVFVVEVGYPNFQSVEVASIINQADGFVIFSHFKGHMASGFGGAMKNISMGFASRAQKQRMHSDAHPQLNKEKCTQCGVCIEVCPVGAARWGEDGYPEFDLNACIGDAQCIAMCPAVALRVMWEIDKRVFQERLVETAAAVWNMIKDRSVVINALLKVTKDCDCLPGEAHVVHDDVGFVAGFDPVIVDAESIKLVGAHVFDRVHPNVPWRHQFEHAVRIGMTDVNPLSIIDS; from the coding sequence ATGGTAAGGACAAAAGATGTTTTTTTTGAGCCGTCAGGTAAGAGCGTTGAGGAAAACCTGAAAGCGTTGAAAAGAATACTTGGGAAGTTTGATGGCTTTTTTAAGAAAGGTGATGTAGTCGGAATAAAACTTCACTGGGGTGAGCGAGGCAACGAAAGCTATCTTCCACCTGATTATGCGGCGTTGGTAGCTTCGTGGCTTAAGGAGCAGGGTGCGAAACCGTTCGTTGTTGATACCACGGTTCTTTATTCGGGAGGACGGCGCAACGGTGTGGATTCTCTTCAAACAGCATACGAGCATGGCTATACCCCCGATAGGCTCGGTTGTCCGGTCGTTATAGGTGATGGGTTGGGTGGTCGAGATGTTTTTGTGGTCGAGGTAGGATACCCCAATTTTCAGTCTGTAGAGGTTGCATCGATAATAAATCAGGCTGATGGATTCGTTATATTTTCACACTTCAAGGGGCACATGGCGTCGGGTTTCGGCGGCGCTATGAAAAACATTTCCATGGGTTTCGCGTCGCGGGCACAGAAGCAAAGGATGCATTCGGACGCCCATCCTCAGCTTAACAAAGAGAAGTGCACACAATGTGGTGTTTGCATTGAGGTTTGTCCTGTGGGGGCTGCCCGATGGGGCGAGGATGGCTATCCTGAATTTGACCTTAATGCGTGCATTGGCGATGCGCAATGCATAGCTATGTGTCCTGCTGTGGCGCTTAGGGTGATGTGGGAGATAGATAAGCGCGTGTTTCAGGAGCGTCTCGTCGAGACCGCCGCCGCGGTGTGGAACATGATAAAGGACCGTTCGGTGGTGATAAATGCACTGCTTAAAGTAACCAAAGATTGCGATTGTTTGCCCGGCGAGGCTCATGTGGTGCACGATGATGTGGGTTTTGTTGCTGGCTTTGACCCCGTTATTGTTGATGCTGAATCTATAAAGCTTGTGGGTGCGCATGTTTTCGATAGGGTGCATCCGAATGTTCCGTGGCGACATCAGTTCGAGCACGCAGTAAGAATCGGCATGACTGATGTTAACCCTCTTAGTATCATTGATAGCTAA
- a CDS encoding transposase yields the protein MPLGFSEIYCHLIWRVAADSERMNKATQKILERYLLQHGDDFGYKPLAVAVLEDHIHMLVKLMSGVAPGALVELLKRQIKIFLVEQMAVKSPPRWDDGYGIVSVSRAHLNVVAGYIKTQWARHKSGKINKTLERTRA from the coding sequence ATGCCACTCGGATTTTCAGAAATATACTGTCACCTCATCTGGCGTGTGGCGGCTGACTCGGAAAGAATGAACAAGGCGACACAGAAGATATTGGAGCGCTATCTTTTGCAACATGGCGACGATTTCGGCTACAAACCGCTTGCTGTGGCTGTGCTTGAGGATCATATTCACATGCTGGTAAAGCTTATGTCTGGTGTGGCGCCGGGAGCGCTGGTGGAGCTTCTTAAAAGACAGATAAAGATATTTTTGGTTGAGCAAATGGCCGTAAAGTCACCGCCAAGATGGGATGATGGTTATGGAATAGTATCGGTAAGCCGTGCTCATTTAAATGTTGTAGCTGGTTACATAAAAACTCAGTGGGCAAGGCATAAGTCAGGAAAAATCAACAAAACTCTTGAGCGAACGAGGGCATGA
- a CDS encoding tetratricopeptide repeat protein, with protein sequence MIGTINLKFLIALILVFLVGYCFATSQHDLELAQRYLVIGKYEEAKEVLERLLLADPGNIKVQGLLVEAYKGLKDYDGAVRILNSMVLANPDSADLWVDMAECLLAQGKSSEAMDAVEKAMKLDPYNQPMVVRIHGMLSSRGYIDEDIKFIKKARKSLKDNTFLSLDLARLYEIKGDFSGAVKEYTLFLKKYPDRFIEVERRLSIGDRTPDELRSLKKALNALFSTDVRRWQTWRLISVVEQQLGEYDKALDAIVEAEKSREPSRRGNLLATFIVDMLKKKQFEVAYDATKRVDEINCASLKSRVPIFEAKALRGLGKFRESAKILENILDSGIPQLKGEAAILLAEIYLENLHDTKAAEKALGAFPMYRRTIPEQVAVLMAKIRMCERKFDEAKSYLVKALNVYKRSDELFYLYAFNMFFAGVDDTAEMALHAAIRKYPDSRFANDGVEYLLVLQEAEDGVKQLREALFDMFTHDTAAALDKFNELTKKGASEGIMDMIYWKKAQCQLTMNDSLAYETLYELVEKFPESFYAPLAMEIIADRYVKAGENAKATKIFSEILEKYPDASNLQSVRQKLLSLGGSI encoded by the coding sequence ATGATTGGAACCATTAATCTCAAATTCTTGATAGCCTTGATTCTGGTTTTTCTTGTTGGCTATTGTTTTGCTACGAGCCAGCACGACCTTGAGCTTGCCCAGAGATATTTAGTAATAGGCAAATACGAGGAAGCGAAAGAGGTTCTGGAGCGCCTTCTGCTTGCTGATCCCGGAAACATAAAGGTTCAGGGGCTTCTCGTTGAGGCATATAAGGGGCTTAAAGATTACGATGGCGCGGTGCGAATACTTAATTCCATGGTTCTTGCGAATCCGGACAGCGCCGATTTGTGGGTTGACATGGCGGAATGCCTTCTCGCGCAGGGAAAGTCGAGCGAGGCTATGGATGCCGTGGAAAAAGCAATGAAGCTTGACCCGTATAACCAACCGATGGTGGTGAGGATTCACGGGATGCTTAGTTCTCGTGGGTATATAGATGAGGATATAAAGTTTATAAAAAAGGCGCGAAAGTCGCTTAAGGACAATACATTTCTTTCCCTCGATTTAGCAAGGCTTTACGAGATCAAAGGTGACTTCAGCGGTGCTGTCAAAGAATATACGCTATTCCTTAAAAAATATCCCGATAGATTTATCGAGGTCGAGCGCAGACTGAGCATTGGTGACAGGACACCGGACGAGCTTAGGTCGCTTAAAAAGGCGCTTAATGCACTTTTTTCCACGGATGTAAGGCGTTGGCAGACATGGAGACTTATATCGGTGGTGGAACAGCAGCTTGGCGAATATGATAAGGCACTCGATGCTATAGTTGAGGCGGAGAAATCGCGAGAGCCGTCGAGGCGTGGGAATCTGCTTGCTACATTTATCGTCGATATGCTCAAAAAGAAGCAATTCGAGGTCGCATATGACGCCACGAAAAGGGTTGACGAGATAAATTGCGCGAGTCTAAAATCGAGGGTACCGATATTTGAAGCCAAGGCGTTGCGAGGTCTCGGGAAATTCAGGGAGTCGGCAAAAATACTTGAGAATATACTCGACTCCGGCATCCCTCAGCTTAAGGGCGAAGCAGCAATACTACTTGCCGAGATTTACCTTGAGAATCTTCACGATACGAAGGCAGCCGAAAAAGCGCTTGGAGCATTTCCGATGTATAGGCGCACGATTCCCGAGCAGGTTGCCGTGCTTATGGCCAAAATTCGCATGTGTGAAAGGAAGTTCGATGAAGCGAAAAGCTATCTTGTGAAAGCGCTAAATGTTTACAAACGGAGTGATGAGCTTTTCTATCTTTATGCCTTCAACATGTTTTTTGCTGGGGTTGACGATACGGCGGAAATGGCGCTTCATGCCGCAATAAGAAAGTATCCAGATAGCAGGTTCGCTAATGACGGTGTTGAGTATTTGCTCGTTTTGCAGGAGGCAGAAGATGGCGTAAAACAGCTTAGAGAGGCTTTATTTGACATGTTCACGCACGATACGGCAGCGGCACTTGACAAGTTCAACGAGTTGACCAAAAAAGGTGCTTCGGAAGGTATTATGGACATGATTTACTGGAAAAAGGCTCAATGTCAGCTTACTATGAATGACAGCTTGGCGTATGAGACGCTATATGAGCTTGTCGAAAAGTTTCCTGAAAGCTTTTACGCTCCGCTTGCTATGGAAATCATAGCAGATCGTTATGTGAAAGCAGGGGAGAATGCTAAGGCTACGAAAATTTTCTCGGAAATTCTTGAAAAATATCCCGATGCATCAAATTTACAGTCAGTAAGGCAAAAATTGCTTTCGCTGGGAGGTAGTATTTGA
- a CDS encoding PhoH family protein, protein MGGAKKITYSRKPYRVSTVGIDQRQLFGQSGAFVKEIELEFPVRIVARGDEIQIYGEEKPALQVKELFEDMIQHLASGGIVSEQMLQYAIRMIKGEEAAAVPDDDRIIMTNRRVPIRPRSEGQKRYVQAIFSSDLVFAIGPAGTGKTYLAVACAVRFLRERRIDRIILVRPAVEADEKLGFLPGDMKEKVDPYLRPLYDALYEMFPRGQVERHIETGIIEIAPLAYMRGRTLNNSFIILDEAQNTTIRQMKMFLTRLGMNSKTIITGDVTQIDLPDRSMSGLVNAQGILQDIPGIEFVYLTERDVVRHPLVQEIILAYDRWEKSKEGKEKKNSKDAESND, encoded by the coding sequence ATGGGAGGAGCTAAGAAGATAACATATTCGAGGAAGCCTTACAGGGTTTCCACAGTCGGGATAGACCAGAGGCAGCTTTTTGGTCAGAGCGGTGCATTCGTTAAAGAGATAGAGCTCGAGTTCCCAGTAAGAATCGTTGCCAGAGGTGACGAGATACAGATTTACGGTGAGGAGAAGCCTGCGCTTCAGGTTAAGGAGCTTTTCGAGGACATGATTCAACATCTCGCCTCTGGAGGGATAGTTTCCGAGCAAATGCTTCAGTATGCCATAAGAATGATAAAGGGCGAGGAAGCTGCCGCAGTTCCAGATGATGACAGGATAATAATGACCAATCGCCGTGTGCCTATTCGTCCGAGAAGCGAGGGTCAAAAGCGTTATGTGCAGGCTATATTTTCGTCCGACCTCGTTTTTGCTATAGGTCCTGCGGGGACTGGTAAAACCTATCTTGCCGTTGCGTGTGCAGTGCGATTCCTAAGAGAGCGGCGCATTGATAGAATAATTCTCGTTCGTCCTGCTGTGGAAGCTGACGAGAAGCTCGGTTTTCTGCCGGGCGATATGAAGGAAAAGGTCGACCCATACCTCAGACCGCTTTACGATGCCCTTTACGAAATGTTCCCCAGAGGGCAGGTGGAAAGACACATTGAAACGGGAATAATAGAAATAGCACCGTTGGCTTACATGCGCGGAAGAACGCTTAACAACTCGTTCATTATACTTGATGAGGCGCAGAACACGACTATACGCCAGATGAAAATGTTTTTGACGAGATTGGGCATGAACTCCAAAACTATCATTACAGGTGATGTAACCCAGATAGACCTTCCCGATAGGTCTATGTCGGGGCTTGTGAATGCGCAGGGGATACTTCAAGATATCCCCGGCATAGAATTTGTTTACCTTACCGAACGCGATGTCGTAAGGCATCCGCTTGTTCAGGAAATAATCCTCGCTTACGATAGATGGGAGAAGTCGAAAGAGGGCAAGGAGAAGAAGAATTCCAAAGACGCAGAAAGTAATGATTAA
- a CDS encoding T9SS type A sorting domain-containing protein gives MNESRGGFLVKGAWFTIFLVSISVIWGAEWSINSFSTGFHAEVMFQGEVSYDQDGHVVLNMEDASFAIPGLPNIPVTSRLFVTPIDAEAFVKFRVISSETLVGVSVPEVPQPVFESGEVDYSVPSTEVGNVFPDDVVWLERFGTARFADLWAIRVASAQKVGNNLILIKKLQLTVNFDAPLGHIDTDSRIFYDMLSSIVVNAESLPKPQQPYEGVYLAIIYDDYYSEAQKWVKWRKQCGFYVYTAMYPSQTGSGKDNIKNFIKDAYDNWYPRPDLVILIGDDSRIPDYGYSRYTSDHPYSTLVGTDFIPDVIVGRYVCANVFEARSMLAKQIYYERDVRVGDWMLKGLCVSTYLHAISPPFNTLWVAEIAMRHGFTHFDTLFQSSTMHIPSSRITDVINAGVGIIDYRGWAGSAGWYEPYYRVSNVLALNNTYKTPIVTSIVCGTGDYGGSGTYFCEAWFRVGSPRQPRGGVAFYGTTDHGTHTRYNNPINVGFYEALFEHRLHRFGQAFFMSKANLYNSLIDWTSSIRKYYNTYNMLGDPGLRVWVTIPDTLDVTRSDIGFGGGYIEVNVRDSTGPVSDAVVTLINLHDEFFHIERTNPLGKAILPVPSYEVIDTLVLTVTADQFLPYVDTFPLHDTLEKVVSLVDTVIINDSTIAPYFGNNNGIADLGEHFQIAVKVSFNRDVSGFATLQSLDDNLVLNSTLCEFDSSSRVHWLRFEASMKNSFMDKKFISCWLTLYPADFHPIVHQIRVPVNHVKLSLYPVFFSDTLYGDGDGVLEPGETGEITPFVVNENEGVVDSLVLVALSPSGLVYLRNFTKILPRVGHTVPGYPDSPILVRLAESAPSGAGAPIEFYIKDGDDYRFLGKYFVPTPGTLATSPTGPDYYGYFAYEDGDSSSFAPVFDWFSHSDYTATFYPMYDDITVEVALPFPIKFYGETYDRITFSDNGWIYLGGSLPYWHIDFVNQPIPSAGGPFGMIAPFWDDLDGDRGEAYTFYDSLNHLFVVEWDSVYHTHFSMANSFEVVFYDPAHYPTPTGDAMLLFQYKDIHDQDNLEHYCTVGIEHPNKRIGLEYAFCHRYPATTKGLLDFGRAILFTTRSKWGRVTGTIRAAGRVPPDGLMLVTSRGNIVKLDQDGWFVFTPVDTGELTFTALCPGFFPQETTISVDSNANYELSFNLSLIPSPSIRVMRIGDSATINVTPPPSTVSGHRLTAIKIYRSAFAATMGKVIGELVGAPYTFVDDSIDARGSYYYRAVAFYEDSLASLPSNVDSAVFGSGVAERVPRKLEIDIAPNPFNATTRIVFSAPFTGRLDVYDITGRLTRSLRLNEALSVNLDMSDEPSGIYLVRIQSGSKTIIRRAVLIK, from the coding sequence ATGAACGAAAGCAGGGGAGGTTTTCTCGTGAAAGGGGCATGGTTTACTATTTTTTTGGTTTCTATAAGTGTTATCTGGGGAGCCGAATGGAGTATTAATTCTTTCTCGACAGGGTTTCATGCTGAAGTGATGTTTCAAGGTGAGGTGAGCTACGACCAGGATGGGCATGTTGTGCTTAATATGGAGGATGCATCGTTTGCTATACCTGGGTTGCCCAATATTCCTGTTACCTCAAGGCTTTTCGTTACTCCTATAGATGCCGAGGCTTTCGTTAAGTTTAGAGTAATTAGTTCAGAGACTCTTGTGGGAGTTTCGGTGCCTGAGGTGCCCCAACCAGTTTTCGAGTCGGGCGAAGTTGATTACTCTGTCCCGTCAACTGAGGTGGGCAATGTTTTTCCTGACGATGTGGTATGGCTCGAACGCTTTGGGACTGCTCGATTTGCGGATTTGTGGGCGATAAGAGTGGCATCTGCACAGAAAGTAGGAAACAATCTTATTCTGATAAAAAAGCTTCAGCTTACGGTTAACTTCGATGCGCCATTAGGCCACATAGATACCGATTCACGGATTTTCTACGACATGCTTTCGTCGATAGTTGTCAATGCGGAAAGCCTTCCAAAGCCCCAGCAACCTTATGAGGGAGTTTACCTCGCGATAATTTATGATGATTACTATTCGGAAGCGCAAAAGTGGGTGAAATGGAGAAAGCAATGTGGCTTCTATGTTTACACAGCTATGTATCCTTCTCAAACTGGCTCGGGCAAGGACAACATTAAAAACTTCATAAAGGATGCCTATGACAACTGGTATCCTCGCCCCGACCTTGTTATTCTTATAGGCGACGATTCGAGAATTCCCGACTATGGATATTCACGCTACACATCGGACCATCCGTATTCCACGCTTGTTGGCACTGATTTCATACCTGATGTTATAGTTGGCAGATATGTTTGTGCCAATGTTTTCGAGGCGCGCTCTATGCTCGCGAAGCAAATTTACTACGAACGCGATGTCAGGGTCGGGGATTGGATGCTTAAGGGGCTTTGCGTTTCGACCTATCTTCATGCTATATCGCCGCCGTTTAATACGCTTTGGGTTGCGGAAATAGCCATGAGACATGGTTTTACTCACTTTGACACCCTTTTCCAGTCATCGACCATGCACATTCCTTCATCAAGGATAACTGATGTGATAAACGCTGGAGTGGGGATAATAGATTATCGTGGCTGGGCAGGTTCGGCTGGGTGGTATGAACCGTATTACAGGGTTTCCAATGTTCTGGCGCTTAATAACACTTATAAGACTCCGATAGTAACATCTATAGTTTGTGGAACAGGTGATTACGGCGGTTCGGGAACATACTTCTGCGAAGCATGGTTCAGGGTTGGCTCGCCAAGGCAGCCAAGAGGTGGTGTAGCATTTTACGGAACTACCGACCACGGCACTCATACGAGATACAATAATCCAATTAATGTGGGGTTCTATGAGGCTCTATTTGAGCACAGGCTCCACAGGTTCGGACAGGCTTTCTTTATGAGCAAGGCTAATCTTTACAATTCCCTCATAGATTGGACATCGAGCATAAGGAAGTATTACAATACCTACAACATGCTCGGTGACCCCGGCTTGAGAGTGTGGGTTACAATCCCCGACACGCTCGATGTTACCAGAAGCGACATTGGTTTTGGCGGCGGCTACATCGAGGTTAATGTTCGCGATTCCACAGGACCAGTCTCCGATGCCGTTGTGACACTTATTAACTTGCACGATGAGTTCTTCCACATTGAAAGAACCAATCCATTGGGCAAGGCGATATTGCCCGTGCCATCGTATGAAGTAATAGACACACTGGTTCTTACCGTTACCGCAGACCAGTTCCTCCCATATGTCGATACTTTTCCGTTACACGATACCCTCGAGAAGGTTGTTTCTCTCGTGGATACGGTTATCATTAACGATTCGACGATAGCACCCTATTTCGGCAACAATAACGGTATCGCTGACCTCGGGGAACATTTTCAGATAGCGGTAAAAGTGAGTTTCAACAGGGATGTATCTGGCTTTGCTACTCTTCAGTCCCTTGATGATAACCTTGTGCTTAACTCCACGCTTTGCGAATTCGACTCATCAAGTAGGGTTCATTGGCTTCGCTTCGAGGCTTCAATGAAGAATAGTTTTATGGACAAGAAATTCATTTCCTGCTGGCTTACGCTTTATCCCGCTGATTTCCATCCCATTGTGCACCAGATTAGAGTTCCCGTGAATCATGTCAAACTGTCTTTGTATCCAGTTTTCTTCTCGGACACGCTCTACGGCGACGGGGATGGGGTTCTTGAGCCGGGCGAGACCGGTGAGATTACACCCTTTGTGGTTAACGAGAACGAAGGAGTCGTTGATTCGCTCGTTTTGGTGGCATTATCGCCGAGCGGGCTCGTTTATTTGAGGAATTTTACCAAAATTTTACCAAGAGTGGGGCATACAGTGCCGGGGTATCCTGATTCACCTATTTTAGTTCGACTCGCGGAGAGTGCGCCAAGCGGTGCCGGCGCGCCGATAGAGTTTTACATCAAAGACGGTGATGACTACCGTTTCTTGGGCAAATATTTCGTGCCAACCCCCGGAACCCTTGCAACATCGCCTACTGGACCTGACTACTACGGTTATTTCGCCTACGAAGACGGTGATAGTTCTTCTTTTGCGCCCGTGTTTGACTGGTTTAGTCATTCCGATTATACGGCGACATTTTACCCCATGTATGACGACATAACGGTTGAGGTTGCTTTGCCTTTTCCGATAAAATTCTACGGCGAAACCTACGACAGGATAACATTTTCCGACAACGGCTGGATTTATCTCGGCGGTAGTCTCCCGTACTGGCACATTGACTTCGTTAATCAGCCAATACCCTCAGCCGGTGGACCGTTCGGCATGATCGCGCCGTTCTGGGATGACCTCGATGGTGACCGTGGGGAAGCTTATACATTCTACGATTCATTAAACCATCTGTTCGTTGTCGAGTGGGACAGCGTTTATCATACGCACTTTTCCATGGCGAACTCGTTCGAAGTCGTTTTCTACGACCCCGCTCACTATCCCACCCCAACCGGCGATGCGATGCTTTTGTTCCAATACAAAGACATTCACGATCAGGATAACCTTGAGCATTACTGCACTGTGGGCATTGAGCATCCTAACAAGCGGATAGGGCTTGAGTACGCTTTCTGCCACAGGTATCCTGCAACTACCAAGGGGTTGCTCGATTTCGGGAGAGCAATTCTTTTCACCACAAGAAGCAAGTGGGGTCGCGTTACCGGGACTATTAGGGCTGCAGGAAGGGTGCCACCTGATGGGTTGATGCTTGTAACGAGCAGGGGAAACATTGTTAAGCTCGATCAGGACGGATGGTTTGTTTTCACCCCGGTGGATACAGGTGAGTTGACTTTCACTGCTCTTTGCCCCGGTTTCTTCCCGCAGGAAACCACAATAAGTGTGGATTCAAACGCAAACTATGAGCTTTCATTCAACCTTTCGTTGATACCTTCTCCGAGTATTAGAGTGATGAGAATCGGGGATTCAGCAACGATTAATGTTACTCCTCCGCCTTCCACGGTTAGCGGTCACAGGCTTACTGCGATTAAAATTTATCGCTCGGCATTTGCAGCTACAATGGGCAAGGTTATAGGGGAACTTGTTGGGGCGCCATACACCTTCGTTGACGACAGCATTGATGCTCGAGGAAGCTATTACTATCGCGCCGTGGCATTTTACGAAGACTCGCTGGCATCGCTACCATCGAATGTGGATTCTGCCGTTTTTGGGTCGGGTGTTGCGGAGAGGGTTCCAAGGAAGCTTGAAATAGACATTGCGCCGAATCCATTTAACGCCACCACAAGAATTGTTTTCAGCGCACCCTTTACTGGCAGGCTTGATGTTTATGACATCACAGGTAGGCTAACTCGTTCACTCAGGTTAAACGAAGCGTTAAGTGTAAATCTGGATATGTCAGATGAGCCATCCGGTATTTATCTCGTTCGGATTCAGAGCGGAAGTAAGACAATAATTAGGCGTGCAGTTCTGATAAAGTAA
- a CDS encoding NDP-sugar synthase: MRDFPEYAFVLAAGLGKRLAPITNFMPKALVPVAGIPALRLVVERIKSFGVQKVFVNACHKSVMIVDFVREGGDIEVIVEPIILGTAGGLANMAAKVKPKTTVLIHNADVIEDFDLSALYSVHRQRGRAATLILVDDDTARKVKVDDELVAGFDCDGYSHCLTYSGVAFFEPEVLESFQGERNLVDALAPWVNKGEVAAAIATGYFRDIGTHKSFHEIHRDILLRGMAHHPSNGKKVFIADTAHVEDGVLFEGFVAINGGAFVPSGAKLKDSVVLPGARLVPAEYENCIVCPDGEVILVQ, encoded by the coding sequence ATGCGCGACTTTCCTGAATATGCATTTGTGCTGGCTGCCGGACTGGGGAAAAGACTTGCTCCTATCACTAATTTTATGCCAAAGGCTTTAGTCCCTGTCGCGGGAATTCCGGCGCTCAGACTTGTTGTGGAGAGAATCAAAAGTTTTGGGGTCCAAAAAGTCTTCGTTAATGCTTGTCATAAATCAGTGATGATTGTTGACTTTGTGCGTGAAGGCGGTGATATTGAAGTTATCGTTGAACCCATTATCCTTGGGACTGCCGGTGGTCTCGCCAACATGGCTGCGAAAGTAAAACCAAAAACGACAGTTTTGATTCACAACGCAGATGTTATCGAGGATTTCGACCTGAGCGCGTTATATAGTGTACATCGCCAGCGCGGAAGAGCCGCAACTCTTATTCTTGTGGATGACGACACCGCGCGGAAGGTAAAGGTTGACGATGAGTTGGTCGCTGGTTTTGATTGCGATGGATACAGTCATTGCCTGACATACTCAGGTGTGGCTTTTTTTGAGCCTGAAGTTTTGGAAAGCTTTCAAGGGGAGCGAAATTTAGTGGACGCGCTCGCGCCTTGGGTTAATAAGGGTGAGGTTGCAGCAGCAATAGCTACCGGCTATTTTCGCGACATTGGTACGCACAAAAGTTTTCACGAAATACATCGCGACATATTACTACGCGGTATGGCTCACCATCCCAGTAATGGTAAAAAAGTTTTCATCGCCGATACTGCGCATGTAGAGGACGGAGTGTTATTTGAGGGTTTTGTGGCGATAAATGGTGGTGCATTCGTGCCGAGTGGTGCAAAACTTAAAGATTCCGTTGTTCTTCCGGGTGCGAGGCTCGTTCCTGCTGAGTACGAAAATTGCATCGTGTGCCCCGATGGCGAGGTTATACTGGTCCAATAA
- a CDS encoding PD-(D/E)XK nuclease family protein — protein VLKLIEEVFRVKEILKLDESGELRAQWSKLLELVGELKRIYAGSKLSGYEIVEIIASLFAPEREERKLSGVRLTRVLQARGTLPRLAFFIGFHRDNFPLRHVYNPILDEDYTSFLPFVSDRVEVSRLALLETLLLAERIVLSIPESDGERELAICHPIDEIMRSLGYEPKIAEKKTLELWELIKRGYDKKKSPYLIRPLSEKLDAEDIERLRRDTITRGVTIRELETFFNCPIRFWFERVVGEPQPVEVALEPEPAALGSAFHEALRKFFVERFGKVFDAPHFGVGGKDFTFDNLREFVEAFGLRDERNFMRLYDSFAFSADELWQEAERLNELVLAEFEKLWEEEPALLIYETEVKEKVSIDRLVKLIPMLIQYDDGIPRIPVGFEVGVELDFMVDGEELSVRGRIDRVDIGQKSLNVSLVDYKTGSLPFRKGKVETVAGKEFQLQAYAEMLVRLGFRVDVGKYIARMLRWGDLEIQELPFSAVEELTGGRLAKIEESLDKLFHSDFMPPDKKDYCKRCPYNNICYWKP, from the coding sequence GTTTTGAAGTTAATAGAAGAAGTTTTTCGTGTAAAAGAGATTCTGAAGCTGGACGAATCGGGCGAACTACGCGCGCAGTGGAGCAAGCTTTTGGAGTTGGTTGGGGAACTTAAGAGGATTTATGCAGGCTCGAAGCTTTCGGGCTACGAGATAGTCGAGATTATTGCGTCCTTATTCGCTCCTGAGCGAGAGGAAAGAAAGCTTTCTGGGGTAAGGCTTACAAGAGTTCTTCAAGCGAGAGGAACTTTGCCGCGCTTGGCGTTTTTCATAGGTTTTCACAGGGATAATTTTCCTCTGCGGCATGTTTACAATCCTATACTTGACGAAGACTACACGAGCTTTTTGCCTTTTGTTTCGGACCGCGTTGAGGTTAGCCGTCTCGCTTTGCTTGAAACATTGTTGCTCGCAGAAAGAATTGTATTAAGCATCCCTGAATCGGATGGAGAGCGTGAGCTTGCCATATGTCACCCTATAGACGAGATAATGCGTTCATTAGGCTATGAACCGAAAATCGCGGAGAAAAAAACTTTGGAGCTATGGGAATTAATAAAGAGAGGCTATGATAAAAAGAAGTCACCATATCTTATTCGCCCCTTATCAGAAAAGCTTGATGCGGAAGACATAGAACGATTAAGGCGAGATACAATCACTCGTGGGGTTACGATAAGAGAGCTTGAGACCTTTTTCAATTGCCCGATAAGATTCTGGTTTGAAAGGGTCGTCGGTGAGCCTCAGCCTGTGGAAGTCGCTCTCGAACCAGAACCTGCAGCGTTGGGTTCCGCATTTCATGAAGCGTTAAGAAAATTCTTTGTGGAAAGATTCGGTAAGGTTTTCGATGCCCCGCATTTTGGAGTAGGTGGGAAAGACTTTACTTTTGATAATTTAAGGGAATTCGTGGAGGCATTCGGACTTCGGGACGAGAGAAATTTTATGCGACTATACGATAGCTTTGCTTTTTCCGCTGACGAATTATGGCAGGAAGCTGAAAGACTTAACGAGTTGGTCCTCGCCGAATTCGAAAAGTTGTGGGAGGAGGAACCTGCGCTTTTGATTTATGAGACTGAGGTGAAGGAGAAAGTAAGCATTGACAGACTTGTTAAGCTCATACCGATGCTTATCCAATACGACGACGGGATTCCGCGGATACCTGTGGGTTTCGAGGTTGGCGTGGAGCTTGACTTTATGGTGGATGGTGAAGAGCTATCGGTAAGAGGGCGCATAGACAGGGTGGACATTGGGCAAAAAAGCCTTAATGTATCACTTGTTGATTACAAGACGGGCAGTTTGCCGTTCAGAAAAGGCAAAGTTGAGACTGTAGCAGGTAAGGAATTTCAACTTCAGGCTTACGCTGAGATGTTGGTGAGGTTAGGTTTCAGGGTGGATGTAGGTAAATATATAGCGCGAATGCTTAGGTGGGGTGATTTGGAAATTCAGGAATTACCATTTTCCGCTGTGGAGGAGCTGACTGGCGGAAGGCTCGCCAAAATCGAGGAAAGTCTTGACAAACTTTTTCACTCGGATTTTATGCCACCTGATAAAAAGGATTATTGCAAAAGATGTCCATACAACAATATTTGTTACTGGAAGCCTTGA